The genomic stretch AATGCGATAGCGAATTTTAGGTTTATTGCTGGTTAGTGCGTGAAGAACGGGTTCGATACAAGCTTCTGCCGGCAGCACGAATCGATTATTCGATTTATCGTTATCTAAACGCTTTTTCTGTCCTTCATACGCGATACGGTGAGGGCTTGAATCTACGTCAATCCATTGCTCAAAAGCGTGCAGAGCGTTGTGTCTAAATTGCGTTTCAATGGGGCCGGGCTCTATCAACGCCACTTTGATGTTGGTATCAGCAAGTTCGAGCCGTAATGTATCTGTCCACCCTTCTAGGGCAAACTTTGAGGCGTTGTACGCCCCACGATACTTCATTGCGGCAAAACCCAAGACGGAACTGTTTTGAATAATGCGTCCTTCACCCTGAGCACGCATAGTGGGTAGCACCTCTTGAACCAATTGGTGCCAACCAAAAAAGTTGGTTTGAAATTGCGCTTTCAATGCTTCGGTAGGCAGATCTTCTAATGCACCGGGCTGACCATATGCGCCGTTATTGAACAGGGCATAAAGCTGGCCTTGAGCCAATTCAATCGCTTGTTTTGCGCCACTAGTGATGCTTATTGGGTCGTCGAGGTCGAGCTGGATACAGGTTAACCCTTCTGATTGGAGTCGTTGAACGTCATCAAGCTTTCTACAAGAGGCGATGACGTTAAAGCCTTGTTTATGGAGTGCATGAGCACAAACGTACCCGATGCCCGTTGAGCAACCCGTAATGAGGATGGATTTATTCATGTGTTAGCTTAATGCGAGAGACAGATAAGCTTTATCATTCAACAGCTTCTATCTTGAAGCAAGTGCTTCAGTGCTGGTTCTATTCTTGAATAACTAAATTTAAAGCCGAGCTCGGTGAGTTTCTTAGGTTTGGCTCGCATACTGTCAAACAACAAACATGCTGATTCTCCCATCGCCAATGCCATGACCCATTTAGGTGTGAATAGAATATGAGGACGTTTGAGTGTTTTCGCTAACGTGCGGCTAAATATCCGGTTAGTCACAGGGTGAGGAGCGCACATGTTGAAGGCACCATGCGCGTGAGGGGTTTCAAGCAGGTACATAATGGCACGAACCATATCGAGGATATGAATCCAAGGCATGTATTGATTGCCATTGCCAAGCGGTCCGCCTAACCCCAATTTGTAAGGCAAGAGCATTTTCGCGAGTGCTCCGCCATTAAGCCCGAGTACGACGCCTGTCCGGAGAAAGCAAACGCGGGTTTGTTCGGACTCGGCTCGTTTGGCGATTTGTTCCCACTTGGCGCAAACCATATGCGGGAAATCGTCGTTATTCACATGAAGACACTCATCGAACGGATGATCCTGCTGGTCGCCGTAATAACCGACAGCAGATCCACTAAGAAACACAGAAGGCGGTTCGGTACTGGCGTGAATCAGCTCAACAATTTGCTCGGTAATTTTCCAGCGACTGTCGCAAATTTTCTCTTTTTGCTGCTCCGTCCAACGCTTGTCTGCGATTGGTTCTCCTGCGAGGTTGATGACGGCATCTATGTTGTTGAGATCGGCGAGTTCATCAAGAGAAGCAAGGTACTCGATATTACCTAAATCAGCGTACTGCAAGTGCTGTTTGGCTTGGTCTGGCGATCGGGTCAGTAACACTATCTGATGAGTGGTGAGCAGTTTGAGTAACTCAGACCCTATAAACCCAGTTCCACCTGTAAGTAATATCTTCATAGCATCTCTTTGAATGTCAATATATTAGAACATTATAGTCGTTTTGCGCCTCGCTTGATCAGTTCAGCGCTGCTTATCATGCGTTCTTCCATCTTTCAGATAAATTTTCGTGGTGGCTCATCCAGTTCACATATTAGGAAAATGTAACCAAATGTTAGTGGTGACATAAGGTTGTTCACGTTTGTGAGTAGAAATTTATGCCACACTGAGAGTAGATGATAAGGATATCACTGGACAGGTCTCGCCTTCAGAGCCAATAACTTGTTCGTCAAAGGGAGGATTTGCATGGAAGCACTCACTGCTTTGTTCCGCGCTCTGTTTAACAGTGCCCGCGATCTTCTTCCTATTGTGATTGTTATTACCTTCTTCCAATTGGTGGTTCTGCAAGAGCCTTTACCTAACTTGGTCTCGATTCTTTTTGGTTTGTTGTTGGTCATTTTAGGCCTGACGTTTTTTATTTTCGGGCTAGAACTCGGCTTGTTCCCCATTGGCGAAAATATGGCACAAGCCTTTGCTCGAAAGGGCAGTGTGTTTTGGTTATTGATTTTTGCGTTTTGCTTGGGGTTTGGAACCACTATCGCAGAGCCAGCATTGACTGCTGTTGCAGAAGAGGCCTCAGAGGTGGCGGCTGAAGGCGGGATGATCCCCAATTCCGAACAATCCATGACGGAGTATGGCGTTGGCCTGCGGATAACGGTGGCTTTTTCTGTTGGGATTGCGATTGTGATTGGGGTGCTGCGCATCTTAAAAGGGTGGCCAATTCATTACATGATCATCGGTGGTTATGTTGGCGTTGTGACTCTTACTTGGTTTGCGCCAGAGTCGATCATCGGCGTTGCTTACGACTCGGGTGGCGTGACCACGTCAACGATTACCGTCCCTTTGGTGACGGCATTAGGTGTGGGGTTAGCTTCGGCCATTAAAGGGCGTAACCCTATGGTGGATGGTTTTGGGTTGATTGCGTTTGCCTCTTTACTGCCAATGATGTTTGTCATGATTTATGGGATGGCCGTTACATGATTTCATTCGAACATTTCTTAGATACGTTGCTGTCCACCATTCGTGATGTGATCCCGATTGCGGCGATTATTTTTGGCTTTCAATTGGCTGTGCTGCGCCGCCCAGTGAATAACCTCAAAAAAGTGTTGCTCGGTTTTGCGTATGTCATTGTTGGGTTATCGTTGTTTTTACTCGGTTTGGAGATGGCATTGTTTCCGTTGGGCGAAACAATGGCGGTGCAGTTGACCGCTCCTGAATTCGTCCGAGAGTTTAAAGTCTCTATTGGGCAGGCGTTAGAGTGGGTCGACTATTATTGGGTGTACACCTTTGCTTTTTTTATCGGCTTTAGTACGACCATTGCTGAGCCATCTTTGATTGCAGTGGCCATCAAAGCCAATCAAGTGTCTGGTGGCAGTATTAGTGTAAATGGCTTACGAGTTGCGGTTGCTTTAGGCGTAGCGATAGGTATCGCGCTTGGCAGCTATCGTATTGTGGTGGGCGACCCGATTCATTACTACATCATTGCGGGGTATATCGTCGTGGTGATTCAAACCTTTTATGCGCCTAAGTTGATCATTCCACTTGCCTACGATTCAGGTGGTGTCACCACCTCTACCGTGACAGTGCCTTTAGTGACGGCGCTTGGGCTGGGACTAGCGTCAACTGTGCCAGGCAGGAATCCGATGATTGATGGCTTTGGGCTTATCGCCTTCGCCAGTTTGTTTCCAATGATATCCGTAATGGGGTATGCGCAAATTACTCAGTGGCTTAATAAAGACACCTCGGAGGACGAAGAAAATGCGCTTTAAATTGATACTCGCGTTTGTTGAAGACAGCAAAACAGACAAGGTGCTCGATGCGGCTCGTGATGCAGGAGCAACGGGGGCGACCGTGATCAATAATGCTCGTGGTCAAGGTTTAAATCAGAAGCGGACGTTTTTTGGATTAACCCTAGAAGTACAAAAGGATGTTCTGCTTTTTGTGGTGGAAGAGCACCTTTCTCGGCACATACTTGAGACCATTAATGAAGTGGGAGAGTTTGACCGAGAGTCGGGGCAGGGGATTGCGATTCAAATTGATATCGAGGATGCCGTAGGTGTTGCGCATCAAGTCGAAACGTTGACCAAGGTGGTTGAGGATGAACTATGAGTAATCAAACGATAGTACGAGTAAGGGATGTCATGGCTGCTACTTACGTTATGGTAGATGGACTGATGACCGTATACGAAGGCATTACTCTAGCAAAGAAGTATCAAGTGAAAGCGCTGGTGGTCAAAAAGCGCGATGACAACGACGAATACGGCATTGTGCTAATGAATGATATTGCGAAGAAAGTGTTGGCAAATAACCGTGCCCCTCAGCGCACCAATATCTACGAAATCATGACTAAGCCTGCTTTGTGTGTCGATCCTAATATGAACGTTAAATACTGTGCTCGTCTGTTCGAGCGATTTGGGATCAGCCGCGCGCCCGTGATTGAAGATGGGGAAGTGATCGGCATGGTGAGTTACAACAATATCGTGATTAATGGCATGGTCAGAGAGGACGGCTAAACTGTGTAAGTAACATGCGTAATATTTTTCTCAAGTCAGCGACATGCGTCAATCTCTAAGATATTGATTATTAATGGTGTTGCATATATTTTCACAGGCGCTATTCTTTGTGCCCTAAGCATATAGTTGAGGAATTTAAATCATGCCTTTAGTCTCTTGCCCTGTGTGTGAGAAACAAATATCGAAACGTGCTCACACATGTCCAGGGTGTGGGGAACCGGACCCGTTACACCATTTAGCGAAGTCGAAGTTCATTTCGATGGTTTTTTGGACATTAGTTTTAGTCGGTGCTGGATATTTTGCTTGGTT from Vibrio parahaemolyticus encodes the following:
- a CDS encoding DUF1538 domain-containing protein is translated as MEALTALFRALFNSARDLLPIVIVITFFQLVVLQEPLPNLVSILFGLLLVILGLTFFIFGLELGLFPIGENMAQAFARKGSVFWLLIFAFCLGFGTTIAEPALTAVAEEASEVAAEGGMIPNSEQSMTEYGVGLRITVAFSVGIAIVIGVLRILKGWPIHYMIIGGYVGVVTLTWFAPESIIGVAYDSGGVTTSTITVPLVTALGVGLASAIKGRNPMVDGFGLIAFASLLPMMFVMIYGMAVT
- a CDS encoding SDR family oxidoreductase; this encodes MNKSILITGCSTGIGYVCAHALHKQGFNVIASCRKLDDVQRLQSEGLTCIQLDLDDPISITSGAKQAIELAQGQLYALFNNGAYGQPGALEDLPTEALKAQFQTNFFGWHQLVQEVLPTMRAQGEGRIIQNSSVLGFAAMKYRGAYNASKFALEGWTDTLRLELADTNIKVALIEPGPIETQFRHNALHAFEQWIDVDSSPHRIAYEGQKKRLDNDKSNNRFVLPAEACIEPVLHALTSNKPKIRYRITTPTKLFAILKRLLPTRVLDKILRQAA
- a CDS encoding TIGR01777 family oxidoreductase, producing MKILLTGGTGFIGSELLKLLTTHQIVLLTRSPDQAKQHLQYADLGNIEYLASLDELADLNNIDAVINLAGEPIADKRWTEQQKEKICDSRWKITEQIVELIHASTEPPSVFLSGSAVGYYGDQQDHPFDECLHVNNDDFPHMVCAKWEQIAKRAESEQTRVCFLRTGVVLGLNGGALAKMLLPYKLGLGGPLGNGNQYMPWIHILDMVRAIMYLLETPHAHGAFNMCAPHPVTNRIFSRTLAKTLKRPHILFTPKWVMALAMGESACLLFDSMRAKPKKLTELGFKFSYSRIEPALKHLLQDRSC
- a CDS encoding DUF1538 domain-containing protein — translated: MISFEHFLDTLLSTIRDVIPIAAIIFGFQLAVLRRPVNNLKKVLLGFAYVIVGLSLFLLGLEMALFPLGETMAVQLTAPEFVREFKVSIGQALEWVDYYWVYTFAFFIGFSTTIAEPSLIAVAIKANQVSGGSISVNGLRVAVALGVAIGIALGSYRIVVGDPIHYYIIAGYIVVVIQTFYAPKLIIPLAYDSGGVTTSTVTVPLVTALGLGLASTVPGRNPMIDGFGLIAFASLFPMISVMGYAQITQWLNKDTSEDEENAL
- a CDS encoding CBS domain-containing protein — its product is MSNQTIVRVRDVMAATYVMVDGLMTVYEGITLAKKYQVKALVVKKRDDNDEYGIVLMNDIAKKVLANNRAPQRTNIYEIMTKPALCVDPNMNVKYCARLFERFGISRAPVIEDGEVIGMVSYNNIVINGMVREDG
- a CDS encoding P-II family nitrogen regulator, giving the protein MRFKLILAFVEDSKTDKVLDAARDAGATGATVINNARGQGLNQKRTFFGLTLEVQKDVLLFVVEEHLSRHILETINEVGEFDRESGQGIAIQIDIEDAVGVAHQVETLTKVVEDEL